Genomic segment of Phycisphaerales bacterium AB-hyl4:
AGATCGATCAGCAGATCATCGACCAACTCGTCAAAGCAGGAAACCGGAACGCTCACCCCCGCCTCGACCCGCGCAAACAAGGTGCGCAGTTTTTCAACCGACTTATCCCGCTTCGTGATCAGCGCGTCCGGGTCGGGCCAGTCGTCGGCCTCGGTGGGCTTGATCCAAGTTTGATTCGCACGCTTGATCCGCAACGGGATTTCGGCCGCCACCTGCTCGAGTTCCTCCAGCAATGCGTCGGCCATGAGAATGCGCTCACGCGTGCCATTGCCCGATCGCTTGCCGCCTTCGTAGGCTTCACCGCTGGCATCCAACGCGTCGAGATGATGCTGTTCGAGCTGTTCGCCCGCGCCCAGCAGCACCTGCCCGGATTGTGTCAGCAATTCTGACTCGGCGGTTTGGCCCACCACCAGGCGTGAACGGTCGGCCCGCTGAACCACGCCCGCGGCCACCAGTTCCACCACGCTGTCCGCCAGCAGCAGCTCGCGCGCTCCACATTGCCGAATCGCCTTCACGTGACGCTCAGTCACCTTCACGCCATCGCTCAGCAGCTTCTGGCCCGAAGGCAGAAACAAGCTCTGTGAAAAGATCTGCCCCGGTTCGATCTGATTGACCTTCAGACGTTGCATCAACAGCTCGATCGCTTTACAACTCGGTGCCGTGGTACGTGTCCCGAGAGTCGGACGGGCGCAAAGAGAGACGACTGATCCATCCATCGGTTCGACGACAGAGCCACTTAAGCGGCCCTGCCCGCCACGGTCGATGAACGGCTCGCGGCACACCTTATCGGAGCTTCAGACATGACATCACCCACCGCCTCCGCAGCCCCGCTCATGCTCAGCGTCAGCGGCGCACGCGGCATCGTCGGCCAGTCGCTGACGCCGACGATGATCGCCCGCTACGCTGCCGCTGTCGGAAGCTGGCTTCGCGAACAGGTCGCCGATCGGCCGCCGCACGTCGTCCTCGGCCGCGACTCGCGGCCGTCCGGCCCGCTATGCGAACACGCCGCCATCGCAGGCCTGCTCGGCGTGGGTTGCCGGGTCACCTGCCTCGGTGTCGCCACCACGCCCGGCGTCGCCATCATGACCCAGCACCTTGGTGCGGACGGCGGCATGGTCATCACCGCCAGCCACAACCCTATCATCTGGAACGGCATCAAAACGCTCCGACACGACGGTGTCGCGCCGCCGCCCGATCAGGCAAAACAGATCATCGATCGCTTTCACGATGATCGCATCGATTACGTTGACGTCGAAAGCCTGCAACCCGTCGCTTACAACGACGACACGCCGCGCGTACATCGGGACGCCATCCTTCCGCACATCGACGCGAGTGCGATCCGCAACGCAAAGCTCAAGGTCGTCGTCGACGGCGTACATGGTGCCGGCGGCATGGAGACCGCGGCGATGCTCGAAGCGCTCGGCGTCGCCTGCGTGCACAAGTACGCCGACCCGACCGGCCGATTTCCACACCCACCCGAGCCCACCGCGGAGCATCTGACCGAGTTATGCGAACTCGTGCCCACCCACGGCGCAGCGGTCGGCTTTGCGCAGGACCCGGACGCGGACCGCCTGGCGATCGTCGACGAGCAGGGGCGCTATATTGGCGAAGAGTACACCCTCGCCTTGTGTGCCCGGCATGTGCTCAAGGCAGGTCAGGTCGCAGCGGCGAACCTGTCGACCAGCCGTATGCTCGACGACGTCGCCGCCGCAGTCGACGGCCGGGTCGTGCGGACACCGGTCGGCGAAGCGAACGTCGCGGCGGGTATGCAGCAATATCAGGCCAGCATCGGCGGCGAAGGCAACGGCGGCATCATCCTGCCCAAGGTCAGCTACGTGCGCGACAGCCTCGTAGGCATTGCACTCGTGTTGGAGATGCTCGCCAAACGGCAGAAACCGTTGAGTGAGATCGTCGCGGAAACGCC
This window contains:
- the glmM gene encoding phosphoglucosamine mutase produces the protein MTSPTASAAPLMLSVSGARGIVGQSLTPTMIARYAAAVGSWLREQVADRPPHVVLGRDSRPSGPLCEHAAIAGLLGVGCRVTCLGVATTPGVAIMTQHLGADGGMVITASHNPIIWNGIKTLRHDGVAPPPDQAKQIIDRFHDDRIDYVDVESLQPVAYNDDTPRVHRDAILPHIDASAIRNAKLKVVVDGVHGAGGMETAAMLEALGVACVHKYADPTGRFPHPPEPTAEHLTELCELVPTHGAAVGFAQDPDADRLAIVDEQGRYIGEEYTLALCARHVLKAGQVAAANLSTSRMLDDVAAAVDGRVVRTPVGEANVAAGMQQYQASIGGEGNGGIILPKVSYVRDSLVGIALVLEMLAKRQKPLSEIVAETPSYAILKDKVPVDPELVKKLGPTLRGAFADAQVDDQDGVRLDWADRWVHVRPSNTEPILRLIAEARDDDTAQALLAQTREALGL